From Microcystis aeruginosa NIES-2549, a single genomic window includes:
- a CDS encoding pyridoxal phosphate-dependent aminotransferase, with protein MKNLLSRMDGVQTPIIPVVGQLIKANPGTISLGQGVVSYYPPQEALESLSLFLANPKNHQYQSVAGIPPLLAVIRQKLAEDNRIEISDKQAIFVTAGSNMAFMNAILAITSPGDEIILNTPFYFNHEMVIKMADCQVILVATDKNYQLRPAAIEEAITEKTKAVVTISPNNPTGVVYPENTLREVNRICQKKGIYHIHDEAYEYFTYNHARHFSPAAIVGSESWTISLFSLSKAYGFASWRIGYMVVPEHLSEAINKIQDTILICPPVVSQYAALGALQVGKSYPLEQLKTISKVREICLNALESIGDICDVATAEGAFYFFLKIPTDKNDFQLVKTLIEQQRVAVLPGSTFGITEGCYLRLAYGALSPETALTAVERLVKGLRYFSQ; from the coding sequence ATGAAAAACCTTCTCTCTCGCATGGACGGGGTACAAACACCAATTATTCCCGTGGTCGGTCAATTAATTAAAGCGAACCCCGGCACTATTTCCCTCGGTCAAGGTGTTGTTTCCTATTATCCACCCCAGGAAGCGCTCGAATCTCTATCTTTATTCTTAGCTAATCCCAAAAATCATCAATATCAATCTGTGGCGGGAATTCCCCCCTTATTAGCAGTAATTCGGCAAAAACTAGCCGAAGATAATCGGATAGAAATCAGCGATAAACAGGCAATTTTTGTGACGGCGGGCAGTAATATGGCTTTTATGAATGCCATTTTAGCCATTACTTCCCCGGGGGATGAAATTATTCTCAACACTCCCTTTTATTTCAATCATGAAATGGTCATAAAAATGGCTGATTGTCAAGTAATTTTGGTCGCCACAGACAAAAATTATCAATTGCGTCCAGCTGCCATTGAAGAGGCAATCACGGAAAAAACTAAGGCAGTGGTGACGATTTCTCCTAATAATCCCACGGGAGTAGTTTATCCAGAAAATACCCTAAGAGAAGTCAATCGAATCTGTCAAAAAAAGGGCATCTATCACATTCACGATGAAGCTTATGAGTATTTTACCTATAACCATGCTCGCCACTTTTCTCCGGCGGCAATTGTTGGTAGTGAATCCTGGACTATTTCCTTATTTAGTCTCTCAAAAGCCTACGGTTTTGCCAGTTGGCGCATTGGTTATATGGTAGTACCAGAACATTTATCTGAGGCGATTAATAAGATTCAGGATACTATTTTAATTTGTCCGCCTGTGGTGTCGCAATACGCGGCCCTAGGGGCATTACAGGTGGGTAAAAGCTATCCTTTAGAACAGTTAAAAACCATCAGTAAAGTTAGAGAAATTTGCCTGAATGCTTTAGAATCAATCGGCGATATCTGTGATGTTGCCACTGCGGAAGGGGCTTTTTATTTCTTCCTGAAAATTCCTACAGACAAGAATGATTTTCAGTTAGTTAAAACTTTAATTGAGCAGCAGCGGGTGGCGGTGTTACCCGGTTCAACTTTTGGGATAACAGAAGGCTGTTATTTGCGTCTTGCCTACGGTGCTTTATCTCCAGAAACGGCTTTAACGGCAGTAGAAAGATTGGTAAAAGGACTGCGTTATTTTAGTCAATGA
- a CDS encoding FHA domain-containing protein: MSKAFLLHEETGTLLEISGRKNRFYLGKVNPKVTVDLDLSHLPDAEIVSRVHAIIYVEKDGFYLEDAGSLNGTYLNGENLQSGRKKLKSGDRITLGYYRAINLLFEIESAHPPQYTFKSLAN; the protein is encoded by the coding sequence GTGTCTAAGGCTTTTCTCCTCCACGAAGAAACGGGGACTCTCTTGGAAATTTCGGGACGGAAAAACCGTTTTTATCTGGGAAAGGTCAATCCGAAAGTGACGGTAGATTTAGATCTTTCCCATCTTCCCGATGCGGAAATAGTTTCCCGCGTCCATGCGATTATTTATGTAGAAAAAGACGGTTTTTATCTAGAAGATGCCGGCAGTCTTAACGGCACTTATCTTAATGGGGAAAATCTGCAATCGGGACGCAAAAAGCTGAAAAGTGGCGATAGGATTACTTTGGGATATTACCGGGCGATTAATCTTTTGTTTGAGATTGAATCAGCCCATCCTCCCCAATATACCTTCAAATCTCTTGCCAACTGA
- a CDS encoding TldD/PmbA family protein, which produces MSPTLLISKELPTLKYNPSLERFDSSWAAPLSTLLGLGRAAGATFIEFFLERVNYISCLAEDDSITSLSPKLSTGAGIRLFRGKADCYVSTNDLSFQGLKNALEKGLSILGLNLPSPNAYIPEINLEMFRDYATVKNKDIWLNNCSSLGEMGDILLNANVQLNQKASHVQSRRAAYFRDWQEILVAASDGTFARDIRLTQSVGYNLLCADGTNRSSIGKRVGSTSNPDFLRTWNAEESAAEVAESAGKMLYADYVESGSYPIVMANEFGGVIFHEACGHLLETTQIEQKTTPFLDKKGEKIAHENLTAWDEGLSDKAFGTIDMDDEGMPAQRTLLIENGILKNFIADRTGSIKTGHPRTGSGRRQNYTYAAASRMRNTYIAPGEYTLDNLFNSIDKGIYCKKMGGGSVGATGEFNFAVEEAYLIENGNLTKPLKGATLIGSAKEIMNKISMCSQDLGLAAGFCGSVSGSVYVTVGQPHLKVDSITVGGR; this is translated from the coding sequence ATGTCACCCACCCTACTCATCTCCAAAGAACTCCCCACCCTGAAATATAATCCTAGTCTGGAGCGCTTTGATAGCTCTTGGGCGGCCCCTTTGTCCACTCTTCTGGGACTGGGACGGGCTGCCGGGGCGACTTTTATCGAATTTTTCCTGGAAAGAGTCAACTATATCAGTTGTTTAGCCGAAGATGACAGCATCACCAGTCTCTCACCGAAACTATCTACAGGGGCAGGAATCCGCCTTTTTCGCGGGAAAGCTGATTGTTATGTCAGTACCAACGATTTAAGCTTCCAAGGCTTAAAAAATGCCCTAGAAAAAGGTTTATCGATTCTCGGTTTAAACCTACCCAGTCCTAACGCGTATATTCCCGAAATCAATCTGGAAATGTTCCGGGATTATGCCACGGTCAAAAACAAAGATATTTGGCTGAATAATTGCAGTTCTTTGGGAGAAATGGGTGATATTCTGCTAAATGCTAACGTTCAACTCAATCAGAAAGCCTCTCACGTCCAATCTCGTCGCGCCGCTTATTTTCGCGATTGGCAAGAAATTTTAGTTGCCGCTAGTGATGGCACTTTTGCCCGGGATATTCGCCTCACCCAATCGGTGGGCTATAATCTCCTCTGTGCCGATGGGACTAATCGTTCTAGCATTGGTAAACGGGTGGGTAGTACCAGTAATCCTGATTTTCTGCGGACGTGGAATGCCGAGGAATCGGCGGCAGAAGTGGCCGAATCGGCGGGTAAAATGCTTTACGCTGACTATGTAGAATCCGGCAGTTATCCCATCGTCATGGCCAATGAATTTGGCGGCGTTATCTTCCACGAAGCCTGCGGCCATTTGCTAGAAACTACGCAAATTGAGCAAAAAACCACGCCCTTTCTCGATAAAAAAGGCGAAAAAATCGCCCACGAAAACCTGACGGCTTGGGACGAAGGATTATCCGATAAAGCGTTCGGTACTATCGATATGGACGATGAGGGAATGCCGGCCCAGCGTACTCTCCTAATTGAAAATGGTATCCTAAAAAACTTCATTGCCGATCGCACCGGTTCAATTAAAACCGGCCATCCGCGCACAGGTAGCGGTCGCCGTCAAAACTACACCTATGCGGCCGCTAGTCGGATGCGGAATACCTACATCGCCCCCGGGGAATATACCCTCGATAATCTCTTTAATTCCATCGATAAAGGCATTTATTGCAAAAAAATGGGCGGCGGTAGTGTGGGGGCCACGGGGGAATTTAATTTCGCCGTCGAGGAGGCCTATCTTATCGAAAATGGCAACCTGACTAAACCCCTGAAAGGCGCGACTTTAATCGGTTCAGCTAAGGAGATTATGAATAAAATCTCTATGTGTTCCCAAGATTTAGGTCTAGCGGCGGGTTTTTGCGGTTCCGTTAGTGGTAGCGTTTATGTCACCGTTGGTCAACCCCATTTAAAAGTCGATTCTATTACCGTTGGCGGTCGTTAA
- a CDS encoding DUF456 domain-containing protein encodes MTLVILYYFLIAIMIVGIIGELLPAIPGMSLILIAMLVWGFVTKFAGMGVALTVAFVVLLLSIGVEFLASYLGAQKVGASNWSQIGLVVGLLAGIFGLLPALPIGGPIIGLFVGPVVGAFLGEYAYRRDLELTPRLQQSLKVCVGIVVGTVIGHVAKAMLATAAVIVFIVTTWPNLSSVISYQLSVISFQFSDLSSLFFN; translated from the coding sequence ATGACTTTAGTGATTCTCTACTATTTCCTCATTGCCATCATGATAGTGGGAATAATTGGCGAACTGCTGCCCGCTATCCCCGGCATGAGTTTGATTTTAATCGCCATGCTGGTGTGGGGTTTTGTCACCAAATTTGCGGGGATGGGGGTCGCTTTAACCGTGGCCTTTGTTGTCCTTCTCCTCAGTATCGGGGTGGAATTCCTCGCTAGTTATCTCGGCGCCCAAAAAGTTGGGGCGAGCAATTGGAGTCAAATCGGGCTAGTAGTGGGTTTATTAGCGGGAATATTCGGGCTTTTACCCGCTTTACCCATTGGCGGACCGATTATCGGCTTATTTGTCGGTCCTGTGGTGGGGGCTTTTTTGGGAGAATACGCCTATCGTCGCGATTTGGAATTAACTCCCCGTTTGCAGCAATCCCTAAAAGTCTGTGTCGGTATCGTCGTCGGTACGGTTATCGGTCACGTTGCTAAAGCTATGCTGGCCACGGCCGCCGTTATCGTCTTTATTGTCACCACTTGGCCCAATCTCTCTTCAGTTATCAGTTATCAGTTATCAGTTATCAGTTTTCAGTTTTCAGATTTGAGTTCTTTGTTTTTCAATTAA